From the Diospyros lotus cultivar Yz01 chromosome 13, ASM1463336v1, whole genome shotgun sequence genome, one window contains:
- the LOC127788541 gene encoding uncharacterized protein LOC127788541: MAGGNFVHRVMSYVVNELVVNALANSPAFQRFAVRTSRRMEDISSKAVQKRQELNELVKDLSKNFENFKNQ; encoded by the exons ATGGCGGGAGGCAATTTCGTGCACCGAGTCATGTCTTACGTCGTTAATGAGCTCGTGGTTAATGCGCTTGCAAACAG CCCGGCATTCCAAAGATTTGCAGTGAGAACTTCAAGGAGGATGGAGGATATTTCAAGTAAAG CTGTTCAGAAGAGGCAGGAACTTAATGAGCTGGTGAAAGATTTGTCAAAGAATTTTGAG AATTTTAAAAACCAGTGA
- the LOC127788540 gene encoding AMP deaminase-like isoform X1, which produces MDAYALHLAVAALVGASVVAVSAYYVHRKTLNQLLEFAKAVDRGDREREEAAEEDAAAGDSPRLQQQHLRKGAPAAERRRGHGRRKGNGYYRRASASMPDVMVISGDGEGDVPRNGTVAVDGVPPGLPRLHSLREGKSPGHASSNKRSGHLIRPTSPKSPVASASAFESVEGSDDEDNTADSAKITAYMHANGNAVPECNNLFKDLPNQNTSNGEQISVAASSMIRTHSVAGDLHGVPPDPVAADILRKEPEDETFVRLNISPNEVPSPEEAEVYRNLQACLKLRQKYLFKEAIAPWEKEIISDPCTPKPIPNPFDYTSEGKSDHHFQMEDGVVHVYANRDSTEKLFPVPDATTFFTDLHHILKVIAAGNIRTLCHNRLVLLEQKFNLHLMLNADREFLAQKSAPHRDFYNVRKVDTHVHHSACMNQKHLLRFIKSKLRKEPDEVVIFRDGTYMTLKEVFESLDLTGYDLNVDLLDVHADKSTFHRFDKFNLKYNPCGQSRLREIFLKQENLLQAGRFLAELTKQVFSDLTASKYQMAEYRVSIYGRKMSEWDQLASWIVNNELYSENVVWLIQLPRLYNVYKEMGIVTSFQNILDNIFLPLFEVTVDPDSHPHLHLFLKQVVGFDLVDDESKPERRPTKHMPTPAQWINIFNPAFSYYVYYCYANLYTLNKLRESKGMTTIKLRPHSGEAGDIDHLAATFLTAHNIAHGINLRKSPVLQYLYYLAQIGLAMSPLSNNSLFLDYHRNPFPVFFLRGLNVSLSTDDPLQIHLTKEPLVEEYSIAASVWKLSSCDLCEIARNSVYQSGFSHALKAHWIGSEYYNRGPDGNDIHRTNVPRIRLEFRDLIWREEMQLVYLGNANFSEYLDP; this is translated from the exons atGGATGCGTATGCTCTGCACTTGGCGGTGGCGGCGCTCGTTGGAGCGTCTGTGGTGGCGGTCTCGGCGTACTACGTGCACCGGAAAACCCTAAATCAGCTGCTGGAGTTCGCGAAGGCGGTGGACCGGGGGGACAGGGAGAGGGAGGAGGCGGCCGAGGAGGACGCCGCAGCCGGCGACTCCCCTCGCCTGCAGCAGCAGCATTTGAGGAAGGGTGCGCCCGCGGCCGAGAGGCGCCGGGGACACGGCCGGAGGAAGGGGAACGGCTATTACCGCCGTGCCTCGGCGTCGATGCCTGACGTGATGGTGATTTCCGGCGACGGCGAGGGAGATGTGCCGCGGAATGGGACTGTTGCGGTCGACGGCGTGCCGCCAGGTTTGCCGAGGCTGCACAGTCTTCGTGAAG GGAAATCCCCTGGCCATGCAAGTTCAAACAAAAGATCTGGGCATCTAATTAGACCAACTTCTCCAAAGTCCCCTGTTGCTAGTGCTAGTGCTTTTGAAAGTGTGGAAGGATCAGATGATGAAGATAATACAGCTGACAGTGCTAAAATAACTGCATATATGCATGCTAATGGAAATGCT GTGCCAGAGTGTAATAACCTGTTCAAGGATTTACCGAACCAAAATACTTCCAATGGTGAGCAAATTTCTGTAGCTGCGTCAAGTATGATCCGCACCCATAGTGTAGCTGGTGATCTGCATGGTGTTCCACCTGATCCTGTAGCAGCAGATATTCTTAGGAAAGAGCCAGAGGATGAAACTTTTGTACGGCTGAACATTAGCCCGAATG AGGTACCATCACCTGAGGAGGCTGAGGTCTATAGGAATCTGCAAGCTTGTCTTAAACTGCGACAAAAATATCTATTCAAGGAAGCAATTGCTCCATGGGAGAAAGAAATTATATCTGATCCATGTACACCAAAGCCTATTCCAAATCCATTTGATTACACTTCTGAGGGGAAATCTGAT CATCATTTTCAGATGGAAGATGGAGTAGTTCATGTTTATGCAAACAGAGATT CAACAGAGAAGCTTTTTCCTGTTCCTGATGCAACAACCTTTTTTACTGACCTTCATCACATTCTTAAAGTAATAGCAGCTGGGAACATTCGAACATTATGTCATAACCGGCTGGTTCTCTTGGAACAA AAATTCAATCTTCATTTGATGCTCAATGCGGATAGGGAGTTCCTAGCTCAGAAGAGTGCACCACATCGTGACTTCTACAATGTTAGGAAAGTTGACACACATGTTCATCATTCAGCGTGCATGAACCAGAAACATCTTTTAAGGTTTATAAAGTCAAAGTTGAGGAAGGAGCCTGATGAG gTTGTAATATTTCGAGATGGAACATATATGACACTGAAAGAAGTTTTCGAGAGCTTGGATTTAACTGG ATACGACTTGAATGTTGACCTTTTAGATGTCCATGCTGACAAGAGCACCTTCCATCGTTTTGACAAGTTCAACTTGAAGTACAATCCCTGTGGTCAGAGTAGGCTACGGGAGATTTTCCTGAAGCAAGAGAACCTTCTACAGG CAGGTCGCTTCCTTGCCGAGCTGACAAAGCAAGTTTTTTCAGATCTAACTGCCAGTAAATATCAG ATGGCTGAATATAGGGTATCTATATATGGCAGAAAGATGAGTGAGTGGGATCAACTGGCAAGTTGGATAGTGAATAACGAATTATACAGTGAGAATGTTGTTTGGTTAATTCAG CTTCCACGACTGTACAATGTGTACAAGGAAATGGGAATTGTGACATCATTTCAAAACATTCTCGACAACATATTTCTTCCTTTGTTCGAGGTTACTGTTGATCCAGATTCACACCCTCATTTGCATCTTTTCTTGAAGCAG GTTGTTGGATTCGATTTGGTGGACGATGAGAGCAAGCCTGAAAGACGCCCTACAAAACACATGCCCACACCAGCTCAATGGATTAATATATTCAATCCTGCATTTTCATACTATGTGTACTACTGTTATGCTAACCTTTATACTCTGAATAAG CTCCGTGAGTCAAAGGGAATGACAACTATTAAATTACGCCCACATTCAGGGGAG GCTGGTGACATTGATCATCTTGCTGCAACATTTCTTACGGCCCATAATATTGCACATGGAATCAACTTGAGAAAGTCTCCTGTACTTCAGTATCTGTATTACCTGGCTCAG ATAGGACTGGCTATGTCTCCTCTAAGCAACAACTCCTTATTCTTGGACTACCATCGCAACCCTTTCCCTGTGTTTTTCTTACGTGGCCTCAATGTTTCCCTTTCTACCGATGATCCATTACAAATCCACTTAACAAAAGAGCCATTGGTGGAAGAATACAGTATAGCTGCTTCA gttTGGAAGTTAAGCTCTTGTGACCTCTGTGAAATAGCCCGCAATTCAGTCTACCAATCAGGTTTCTCACATGCTCTAAAG gcCCATTGGATTGGTAGCGAGTACTACAACAGAGGACCCGATGGAAATGATATCCACAGGACAAATGTGCCTCGCATCCGGTTGGAATTTCGTGATTTG ATATGGAGAGAGGAGATGCAGCTTGTGTATCTGGGCAATGCAAACTTCTCTGAATACCTGGACCCATAA
- the LOC127788540 gene encoding AMP deaminase-like isoform X2, whose protein sequence is MDAYALHLAVAALVGASVVAVSAYYVHRKTLNQLLEFAKAVDRGDREREEAAEEDAAAGDSPRLQQQHLRKGAPAAERRRGHGRRKGNGYYRRASASMPDVMVISGDGEGDVPRNGTVAVDGVPPGLPRLHSLREGKSPGHASSNKRSGHLIRPTSPKSPVASASAFESVEGSDDEDNTADSAKITAYMHANGNAVPECNNLFKDLPNQNTSNGEQISVAASSMIRTHSVAGDLHGVPPDPVAADILRKEPEDETFVRLNISPNEVPSPEEAEVYRNLQACLKLRQKYLFKEAIAPWEKEIISDPCTPKPIPNPFDYTSEGKSDHHFQMEDGVVHVYANRDSTEKLFPVPDATTFFTDLHHILKVIAAGNIRTLCHNRLVLLEQKFNLHLMLNADREFLAQKSAPHRDFYNVRKVDTHVHHSACMNQKHLLRFIKSKLRKEPDEVVIFRDGTYMTLKEVFESLDLTGYDLNVDLLDVHADKSTFHRFDKFNLKYNPCGQSRLREIFLKQENLLQGRFLAELTKQVFSDLTASKYQMAEYRVSIYGRKMSEWDQLASWIVNNELYSENVVWLIQLPRLYNVYKEMGIVTSFQNILDNIFLPLFEVTVDPDSHPHLHLFLKQVVGFDLVDDESKPERRPTKHMPTPAQWINIFNPAFSYYVYYCYANLYTLNKLRESKGMTTIKLRPHSGEAGDIDHLAATFLTAHNIAHGINLRKSPVLQYLYYLAQIGLAMSPLSNNSLFLDYHRNPFPVFFLRGLNVSLSTDDPLQIHLTKEPLVEEYSIAASVWKLSSCDLCEIARNSVYQSGFSHALKAHWIGSEYYNRGPDGNDIHRTNVPRIRLEFRDLIWREEMQLVYLGNANFSEYLDP, encoded by the exons atGGATGCGTATGCTCTGCACTTGGCGGTGGCGGCGCTCGTTGGAGCGTCTGTGGTGGCGGTCTCGGCGTACTACGTGCACCGGAAAACCCTAAATCAGCTGCTGGAGTTCGCGAAGGCGGTGGACCGGGGGGACAGGGAGAGGGAGGAGGCGGCCGAGGAGGACGCCGCAGCCGGCGACTCCCCTCGCCTGCAGCAGCAGCATTTGAGGAAGGGTGCGCCCGCGGCCGAGAGGCGCCGGGGACACGGCCGGAGGAAGGGGAACGGCTATTACCGCCGTGCCTCGGCGTCGATGCCTGACGTGATGGTGATTTCCGGCGACGGCGAGGGAGATGTGCCGCGGAATGGGACTGTTGCGGTCGACGGCGTGCCGCCAGGTTTGCCGAGGCTGCACAGTCTTCGTGAAG GGAAATCCCCTGGCCATGCAAGTTCAAACAAAAGATCTGGGCATCTAATTAGACCAACTTCTCCAAAGTCCCCTGTTGCTAGTGCTAGTGCTTTTGAAAGTGTGGAAGGATCAGATGATGAAGATAATACAGCTGACAGTGCTAAAATAACTGCATATATGCATGCTAATGGAAATGCT GTGCCAGAGTGTAATAACCTGTTCAAGGATTTACCGAACCAAAATACTTCCAATGGTGAGCAAATTTCTGTAGCTGCGTCAAGTATGATCCGCACCCATAGTGTAGCTGGTGATCTGCATGGTGTTCCACCTGATCCTGTAGCAGCAGATATTCTTAGGAAAGAGCCAGAGGATGAAACTTTTGTACGGCTGAACATTAGCCCGAATG AGGTACCATCACCTGAGGAGGCTGAGGTCTATAGGAATCTGCAAGCTTGTCTTAAACTGCGACAAAAATATCTATTCAAGGAAGCAATTGCTCCATGGGAGAAAGAAATTATATCTGATCCATGTACACCAAAGCCTATTCCAAATCCATTTGATTACACTTCTGAGGGGAAATCTGAT CATCATTTTCAGATGGAAGATGGAGTAGTTCATGTTTATGCAAACAGAGATT CAACAGAGAAGCTTTTTCCTGTTCCTGATGCAACAACCTTTTTTACTGACCTTCATCACATTCTTAAAGTAATAGCAGCTGGGAACATTCGAACATTATGTCATAACCGGCTGGTTCTCTTGGAACAA AAATTCAATCTTCATTTGATGCTCAATGCGGATAGGGAGTTCCTAGCTCAGAAGAGTGCACCACATCGTGACTTCTACAATGTTAGGAAAGTTGACACACATGTTCATCATTCAGCGTGCATGAACCAGAAACATCTTTTAAGGTTTATAAAGTCAAAGTTGAGGAAGGAGCCTGATGAG gTTGTAATATTTCGAGATGGAACATATATGACACTGAAAGAAGTTTTCGAGAGCTTGGATTTAACTGG ATACGACTTGAATGTTGACCTTTTAGATGTCCATGCTGACAAGAGCACCTTCCATCGTTTTGACAAGTTCAACTTGAAGTACAATCCCTGTGGTCAGAGTAGGCTACGGGAGATTTTCCTGAAGCAAGAGAACCTTCTACAGG GTCGCTTCCTTGCCGAGCTGACAAAGCAAGTTTTTTCAGATCTAACTGCCAGTAAATATCAG ATGGCTGAATATAGGGTATCTATATATGGCAGAAAGATGAGTGAGTGGGATCAACTGGCAAGTTGGATAGTGAATAACGAATTATACAGTGAGAATGTTGTTTGGTTAATTCAG CTTCCACGACTGTACAATGTGTACAAGGAAATGGGAATTGTGACATCATTTCAAAACATTCTCGACAACATATTTCTTCCTTTGTTCGAGGTTACTGTTGATCCAGATTCACACCCTCATTTGCATCTTTTCTTGAAGCAG GTTGTTGGATTCGATTTGGTGGACGATGAGAGCAAGCCTGAAAGACGCCCTACAAAACACATGCCCACACCAGCTCAATGGATTAATATATTCAATCCTGCATTTTCATACTATGTGTACTACTGTTATGCTAACCTTTATACTCTGAATAAG CTCCGTGAGTCAAAGGGAATGACAACTATTAAATTACGCCCACATTCAGGGGAG GCTGGTGACATTGATCATCTTGCTGCAACATTTCTTACGGCCCATAATATTGCACATGGAATCAACTTGAGAAAGTCTCCTGTACTTCAGTATCTGTATTACCTGGCTCAG ATAGGACTGGCTATGTCTCCTCTAAGCAACAACTCCTTATTCTTGGACTACCATCGCAACCCTTTCCCTGTGTTTTTCTTACGTGGCCTCAATGTTTCCCTTTCTACCGATGATCCATTACAAATCCACTTAACAAAAGAGCCATTGGTGGAAGAATACAGTATAGCTGCTTCA gttTGGAAGTTAAGCTCTTGTGACCTCTGTGAAATAGCCCGCAATTCAGTCTACCAATCAGGTTTCTCACATGCTCTAAAG gcCCATTGGATTGGTAGCGAGTACTACAACAGAGGACCCGATGGAAATGATATCCACAGGACAAATGTGCCTCGCATCCGGTTGGAATTTCGTGATTTG ATATGGAGAGAGGAGATGCAGCTTGTGTATCTGGGCAATGCAAACTTCTCTGAATACCTGGACCCATAA